AGATGAAGCCGTCTTTGGAAACACTGATCCACTTAGGCATCCAAGTAGCTGGAGTCTGGGTAAGCTGTTGAATGAGCTCAATGTAATTACAGGGGAGACATTTGCTGATATATTTGAAGGGATAACGGAGGAAGCTTTATTGGCGTCATTAGAACAGCCGTATGACCTAAAATCTGTTGAAATTGACAACTTTTCCCTTGTGAACATGCCCATACCTCCAAGTGCATTTCGAGGAGTGCGCAGGAAGAGCTCTTCCTTAAGACGTTGGCTCCTAATATGCACTGATGAGTCGTCAAAGAGTGGACCTTATCAGGTAACTTGTAATCTTCTGCGCAAGTACCTTGGGGACGTTCTGATCGGTTCTTATCTAGACGCCGTACAAGAATCCGGTTACGACGACGTTTACATAAAAGAAATTGAGAAGGCAGTGCTTGTGAAGACTCTTGATTGTTTCTGGAGAGATCATCTTATAAACATGAACAGACTAAGTTCAGCAGTAAATGTGCGGAGTTTTGGGCATAGAAATCCACTCGAGGAATACAAGATTGATGGATGTCGGTTCTTCATCTCAATGCTCAGTGCTATCCGTAGATTGACTGTTGAATCGCTTTTACGATATTGGTCATCCCCAACTGAATCAGATGACTTATTTGTTTCATAAATGAATGCTCCGTACCCAATCAAGTTAGTAGGTCGTTCCTTTCATTTGTTCGTTCcgtattaattaattaatatattaATTGCTGTAAGATGGATGCAAGGGGAAATTCATGAAATAGAGTCGAAATTTTAGCAGATGTCAAGATCCAGGCAAAATTGTTAACCACTTGACACGTTACATGACCAATTAACTAAAACAGACAGTAACTGTGGTCAGAGCATCTTATCTCATTTTTCTCTCCTCGAGAAAATGCACCCAACTTCAGACAGGACACGTATATGTATCATCAGTTACACCTATCATTTCGAGGTGACACGCGTATCAATAAGTTATAGTCACATTATTTCTCAATCATCCATGAGTGGCTATGGCTATATATGGTGACAGAAACCCTTCCACGGTTTACTGGTACTAACTAGTCCTACAGAGCTCTTGGATTTTGATTGGTTTCCGAATGAAAAGGTTGTTGCAACATTCATCCAGCTAGTTTAATCAGTAGCCGATACATAGAGATAGAGCAAATGGCTATTAGTAGTGAATTTGGTCATGAAGAGCCTCCGATCGTATCTCGACTCGACAGGCTCGACAACATGGTACTGAAAACATTTTTTCTCGTAATCATTTACTTTTTTAGTCAATTTGTTGTCGTTAATtatatttgtttgattttgtaatGCAGCTGAGACACTTAGAGGAAATGAGAGGAAGGGGATTTTGTTATACTAATAGTGGTTCACCAGCAAGGAGTTCTTGTACGTCCACTACACCATCAAATTGTAGTACTCCTAGAGCAGGTGGTGGGGGATCAGGGAGGTTATCATTTCTAGCAACAACGACAGCAAAACATAACTCATCGCCATCATCATCAACTTCATCATCCGTTGATTCCACACCCTGCAGGAGTAGTCTTGAGAAACATTGTCGACCTATTGATGATGTTATAATGGAAACACAACTCAAAGGCAATCTTATTGACCGTCTTGTCCATGTCGAAGACCGTCTGTTTAAGGTAATATAATTAGTACGTATATTCTTTGTAAGCACCACTGGTAGTTAAATCTACGAATATACCAACACAATTTGATTTCAGCTGCTACACATGTTCAAAACGAAATCTAACAAttagttgttgttcttgttgttatGCAGTTGTGTTCGCAGGTAGAGGAAGAGATGAGAGAAATGACGCCTACAAAGAGTGATGGCACCAAAAAGAAGAAGACCGGGTTTTTTCATCATCATgggaaagaagaagatgaggaaggtCATCATCACGAGCATAAAAGTGCGTTGAAACAATTTGTAAAATCATGTGTTAAGGGTGGAAAAACGAAAACCAAAAAGCGGACTTAATAACTCAACCATGTATCATGTAAAATAGGTTTGTTGATGTTTCCCCCTTTACGCCTTTCTTTTAGTGGCTTGTGTAAGATGTTCTCAAACTATGAGAATTTAGTAAACGGGCTACAGTTGTCAATGCTTCCCTACCGAGGTGATGATTACTTTGGCCTCAGTGATGTTACTATATATGTACGTATGATTATTGTATGAGCGTCAACATTTAGGGATATTcgtgttcttttcttcttttagaaaaaaagagGATTTCCTGAAGATTATATTGGTAAAAAAGATCCATACTCACCTCCTCTCCGTAAAGAGAGTCTCGATACGGAAAATTAGAATTGCCCATACATGAAGTTCCCCTCTCCAGGAACGTTTAATGGCATCTGTtgcaaaaaaaaactgaaattttgGTTTACATTTGTTCATTACTATAACCTGAAAGCCCCAACTTTAAAGTTAATACCAAACTTGGTTGTGTTTTGAAAATCTCTACTGATCTTATGTCTTTGCTCTCTAGCCTCTGCATATactcccacgaggagcaagagaatAGGTTTTGAGTCTCTCCTAAAGGTTATGATATGTCCACTCCAGTTTGCTGCCCATTGGAATGCAATTTCCACTCCAATTTGCTGCCCAAGGAATGCAATGCTCTTGTGTTGGTTGGGTTATAACATTCAAAACCTCCTCATTCGTAGCTGCCTCTAGTTGCTCTTCTGTTGTTGCTCTTCTGTTTGTTGGGTTGTAACGTTCAAAACCTCAGTGGAGGATCTAGGTTTTATACATGCGAGGGGCTTGGGCTTGTCAAAAAGAATTTCACCCTTGCTCGAGTCAAAAAAATTTTATTTAGTACATCAAAATCAAGGTATCCAAATCTTCTGCTGTGCCCATTTAAAATATTCCTTCACAATATTCATGATTTCCTTGGGAACCGCCAGCTTTTTTCTTCTAATCCCACCTGTTCCTGCAACCTCTTTTTTATGATCAGTATCATCATATCCTAATTCTCCTTCGGACCCACTTAACTAAAAACTCAGAAGTTCATCTTCATATTCTTTTTGTTTAGGACAATACTCCTCCTCCTCGTCCATGACTCCTCTTTCGCAACAGTAATAAAACACTCTTTGTAGAGGAAACTAATAACTTGGATCGAAGATCCACTAGATAATGAAAGTCATGACATGTATATTCTGAATGATACAATTGTATTCAACGTAAGAAAAGAGATACAATACATTtgttcttatatacaagaaacagAGACTAAAAGAGAAACAAGATATACAAagtaaggaaacaaaatatacaaGATACAAAGTATGTCTTTTAACACCCTctctcaaactcaagatggtgcaGAGCACGTGTTGAGTTTGGAAGTCAAAAACTTTAGTCGAACCGACGGCAATGCTTTGGTGAAAAGATCAGCAAGTTGCAACTCTGAAGGAACAAAGGGCAAGACTATGGTCTGTTGCTTGAAGTGATGGCGTACAAAGTGACAATCAATCTCAATGTGCTTTGTACGTTCATGGAAAACATCATTATGTGCAATGTGAATAGCAGCCTTGTTGTCACAATATAATGGAGTTGATTCTGATAAATGAACTCCCATATCTTCAAGAATCCACCTCATCCAAACAATCTGAGAGGTTGAATGTGCAAGAGCTCGATACTCAGCCTCATCACTAGAACGAGAAACTACAGTTTGTTTCTTACTACGCCAAGAGATCAAGGAATAAGCAATATCCTGTTGTTGAACGTCTATCTGTGACATCAACAGCCCAACCTGAATCTGAATATGCACGAAGACAAAGATCAGAGATGCATGAGAACATAATACCTTGATACAAGGTGCCTTATATATCGTAAAATCCTGAGTACTGTTGCATAATGAGTGGACCTTGGAGATGACATATACTGACTAACTATATGAACTGCATGGATGATATATGGTCATGTAATAGTCAAGTAATTAAGACTTCCCACAAGCTGAAGATACAATGTAGGATTGGACAAGATTTTTCCATCAAAAGGGTTGATCTTTacatttagttcaagaggtgtatCTGCGATTTTGTTATCTGTTAACCCAGCACGTTGTAGAATGTCAGAGGCATATTTTACTTGTGAAATAAAACAACCATCTGATGAATTATCAAACTCTATACCAAGAAAATATCGTAAAGGACCCGAATCTTTCATTTCGAAACATGAACTGATATGCAGTTTAAGAGCAGTAATTTCTTCAATATCATTGCCTGTGATGACCATACCATCTACATATAAGAGAAGAATACCATACCCTTCTTAGTTGATTGGGTAAACATAGTTGAATCATATGCACTTTGAGTGAATCCGAACTGAAGAATGACATTGTtaaacttctcaaaccaagcaCGTGGTGCTTGTTTAAGTCCATACAAGGCTTTACGGAGCTTACAAACTTGATTTGGAGAGTGAGGCATTC
Above is a genomic segment from Papaver somniferum cultivar HN1 chromosome 10, ASM357369v1, whole genome shotgun sequence containing:
- the LOC113316855 gene encoding uncharacterized protein LOC113316855; the protein is MAISSEFGHEEPPIVSRLDRLDNMLRHLEEMRGRGFCYTNSGSPARSSCTSTTPSNCSTPRAGGGGSGRLSFLATTTAKHNSSPSSSTSSSVDSTPCRSSLEKHCRPIDDVIMETQLKGNLIDRLVHVEDRLFKLCSQVEEEMREMTPTKSDGTKKKKTGFFHHHGKEEDEEGHHHEHKSALKQFVKSCVKGGKTKTKKRT